The region CAACCTCCTCAGGCTCTATCTGAAATCCTTCCACGATTCTCCTCTGACTAATATCATAGTTCTGGCAGTAGGCGCAAGCCCAGTTACATCCTGTGGTTGCTATTGAAAGAACCTGAGATCCTGGGTGGAAGTGCATTAAAGGTTTTTTCTCGATAGGATCCACATTCATAGCTATTAGAATTCCATAAGCTAGGAGATAGAGATCCCCGTCTCTATTACCTCTAACACCGCAAAAGCCTACCTGACCTGGGAGAAGCCTGCACCTTCTAGCACAAGCAGTACACATAACTCTATTATTATCAAGCTTCTCATATAGAACAGCTTTTCTCATATCAGAGTATATTAAGGCTTAGACAGCATATAAGTTAAGAGATTCCTTGAATGCCTGCGGAAAACGGTAAGCAGGTGTATGAGTATGTCGTATTCTATTCACATCAAATGATGGTAAGATCTGAGATTTAGAAGGTCAGATACTCCAACCCTACCTCATCTATCAGTCTTGCCGGGTGGTCATCATACCATGTTTATTAGCTTTCATCAGATATATAAAAAAGGTGTTCTGTCTATTGTCAAGAAACACGCCTGTTTCTCTCCATCTAAAATCTTTACTTGATGAGATAAGAGGCGAGCTTGCCTTCAAATATATAGCTATTGCAAGAAGTCTTTCTGAGAAGGGTTATGATGTTATAAGTTTTGGTGCTGGACAGCCAGATCTTCCGACACCAGATCATATAATTGAAGCTGCTAAAAGATCTCTTGACAGAAGATTTACAGGATACACTGAGACAGCAGGGATATATAAGCTTAGAGAGGCTATCGCGGAATATCTCAATAATAGATATCAAGCCTCTGTACATCCTGATGAGATCATAGTTACTACAGGAGCGAAAACAGCTATATTCACAGTGATTGCAAGCTATATAAACCCCGGCGATGAAGCTATAATAATAGATCCTTCTTATCCAGCCTATGGAGAGGCTGTGAAGATGATGGGAGGAAATCCCGTGTTCATACCACTTAAATTTGATAAATTAAAAGGTTTTCAAATAGATCTTGAGAATATTGAGAGTTCTATAACAAGTAGGACTAAGATGATAGTCATAAACAATCCTCATAATCCTACAGGAGCTGTGTTTCCGCCTAGTATTATACACGAGATCATGAGACTTGCTGAGAGAAGAGGTTTGATAGTTTTATCTGATGAAATATATGATAACTTCATATATGATAACACTCCGTTTAAGAGTGTGAGCG is a window of Sulfolobales archaeon DNA encoding:
- a CDS encoding pyridoxal phosphate-dependent aminotransferase, whose amino-acid sequence is MSRNTPVSLHLKSLLDEIRGELAFKYIAIARSLSEKGYDVISFGAGQPDLPTPDHIIEAAKRSLDRRFTGYTETAGIYKLREAIAEYLNNRYQASVHPDEIIVTTGAKTAIFTVIASYINPGDEAIIIDPSYPAYGEAVKMMGGNPVFIPLKFDKLKGFQIDLENIESSITSRTKMIVINNPHNPTGAVFPPSIIHEIMRLAERRGLIVLSDEIYDNFIYDNTPFKSVSEYPGWKDHAILINGFSKTFSMTGWRLGYIVARRDVAEKMIRVAVNVYSCATSFAQEAAVDALRGDWTPVKKMIQLFQRRRDVVYEELSKIDGVEVWKPLGAFYIYPRIKEILEKVKMSVEEFVEYLIDKHHVIVLPGTAFSTINGGDFIRLSYSISEERIREGVRRIREGIKELLNR